One genomic segment of Ehrlichia chaffeensis str. Arkansas includes these proteins:
- a CDS encoding M16 family metallopeptidase, which yields MRNTLFYIITLIFFAYNAYADDININIKEATINNNIRYLYVEHHDLPTISLTLAFKKAGYAYDASDKQGLAHFTSQILQEGSESNHALEFAKQLEGKGIDLKFHVDIDNFYISIKTLSENFEEALTLLSDCLFNPVTDPEIFHRVIAEQSAHVKSLYGSPKFIAATEINHAIFKGHPYSNKIYGTLNTINNITQEDVSSYIKNSFDKDQIVISAAGDIDSAKLSNLLDKYILSKLPSGNNKNTIPDATVNREQKLLYVRRNVPQSVIMFATDTVSYNDEDYYASNLFNNMLGGLSLNSILMIELRDKLGLTYHASSMLDNMNHSNVLLGIITTDNTTVTKCISVLKEIIENIKNNGINQETFLTAKSSITNSFILSMLNNDNVANTLLNLQLRGLDPSYINKHNSYYKTLTIEEVTKVARKILSNDLVIIEVGKNNNINGKQIEAKENILG from the coding sequence ATGAGGAATACATTATTCTACATAATAACATTGATTTTTTTTGCATATAATGCATATGCAGATGATATTAATATCAACATAAAGGAAGCCACTATTAATAATAACATACGCTACTTATATGTTGAACATCACGACTTACCAACAATTTCTTTAACACTTGCATTCAAAAAAGCAGGATATGCATATGATGCTTCTGACAAACAAGGACTTGCACATTTCACATCACAAATATTACAAGAAGGATCAGAAAGTAATCATGCTCTAGAATTTGCAAAACAATTAGAAGGTAAAGGTATAGACTTAAAATTTCATGTAGACATAGATAATTTCTATATATCTATAAAAACACTATCAGAAAACTTTGAAGAAGCTTTAACTTTATTAAGTGATTGCTTATTCAATCCAGTAACTGACCCAGAAATATTTCATAGGGTAATAGCAGAACAAAGTGCACATGTAAAATCTTTATATGGATCTCCTAAATTCATAGCAGCAACTGAAATTAATCATGCCATATTTAAAGGACACCCATACTCTAATAAAATCTATGGTACATTAAATACTATTAACAACATTACCCAAGAAGATGTATCATCATACATAAAAAACAGTTTTGATAAGGACCAAATCGTCATTAGTGCAGCAGGAGATATAGATTCAGCAAAACTATCGAATTTATTAGATAAATATATCCTATCAAAATTACCGTCTGGTAATAACAAAAATACTATACCAGATGCCACCGTTAACAGAGAACAGAAACTCTTATATGTAAGAAGAAATGTACCACAAAGTGTCATAATGTTTGCTACAGACACAGTATCATACAATGACGAGGATTATTATGCATCCAACTTATTCAACAATATGCTAGGAGGATTAAGCCTTAATTCAATATTGATGATAGAGTTACGAGACAAATTAGGACTAACTTACCATGCTAGTAGCATGCTAGATAATATGAATCATAGTAACGTGTTACTCGGCATAATAACTACTGATAATACTACAGTAACAAAATGCATATCTGTATTAAAAGAAATTATAGAAAATATTAAAAATAATGGAATTAATCAGGAAACTTTTTTAACTGCAAAATCTAGTATTACTAATTCTTTCATTTTATCAATGTTAAACAATGATAATGTTGCAAATACATTATTAAACCTACAATTACGCGGTCTAGATCCAAGTTATATAAACAAACATAATTCCTACTATAAAACCCTCACAATAGAAGAAGTAACCAAAGTTGCTAGGAAAATCTTATCTAATGATTTAGTAATAATTGAAGTGGGAAAAAACAATAATATAAACGGTAAACAGATAGAAGCTAAAGAAAACATACTTGGCTAA
- a CDS encoding M16 family metallopeptidase, whose product MVKFFTCFFTIFFTIANHALSFNIKVTHEKLDNGMEVYVIPNHRAPAVMHMVLYKVGGTDDPVGYSGLAHFFEHLMFSGTEKFPNLITTLSDIGGNFNASTSEFCTIYYELIPKQHLSLAMDIESDRMQNFKITDKALIREQKVVLEERKMRVESQAKNILQEEMENTFYYNGYGRPVVGWEHEISNYNREVAEAFYKLHYSPNNAILVVTGDVDPQETINLAQQYYGKIEPNHKKSTRVFRAEPSHKANITLTLEDSSVEIPELFLMYQIPSGIANKNYILNMMAAEILGNGKFSLLYNDLVMNNSIVTSIGTNYNYLTDSDNYLFIEAVPKDGISTETVEKEIHKCINSYLENGISPEYLESAKQKVKAHLTYSLDGLSFISYFYGMNLILGVPLSEINNIYDTIDKIKIEDIDSTMENIFLKNVRLAGHLLPKLGE is encoded by the coding sequence ATGGTTAAATTTTTTACTTGTTTTTTTACAATCTTCTTCACAATAGCTAATCATGCTTTATCTTTTAACATTAAAGTTACACATGAAAAGCTAGATAATGGCATGGAAGTATATGTTATCCCTAATCATCGCGCACCCGCAGTTATGCATATGGTATTATATAAAGTTGGTGGGACTGATGATCCAGTAGGTTATTCTGGACTTGCACATTTTTTTGAACATTTAATGTTCAGTGGTACAGAAAAATTCCCTAATCTTATAACTACTCTAAGTGATATAGGCGGAAACTTCAATGCAAGTACATCTGAATTTTGCACTATATATTATGAACTAATACCAAAACAACATTTATCTCTTGCAATGGATATTGAATCAGACAGAATGCAAAATTTTAAAATTACTGATAAGGCATTAATAAGAGAGCAAAAGGTAGTATTAGAAGAAAGAAAAATGAGAGTTGAAAGTCAGGCAAAAAACATACTGCAAGAAGAGATGGAAAACACATTCTATTATAATGGATATGGTAGACCAGTAGTAGGGTGGGAACATGAAATCAGCAATTACAATAGAGAAGTTGCTGAAGCATTTTATAAACTTCACTACAGCCCTAACAACGCTATATTAGTTGTAACTGGAGATGTCGATCCACAGGAAACAATCAACCTTGCACAACAGTACTATGGGAAGATAGAACCTAATCACAAAAAATCCACACGTGTTTTTAGAGCAGAACCTTCACACAAAGCAAACATTACATTAACATTAGAAGATAGTTCAGTAGAAATCCCAGAATTATTTTTAATGTATCAAATACCAAGCGGTATCGCAAATAAAAACTATATACTCAATATGATGGCAGCAGAAATACTTGGTAACGGTAAATTCAGTTTGCTTTACAATGATCTAGTAATGAATAACTCAATAGTCACATCAATAGGCACCAATTATAACTATTTAACTGATAGTGATAACTACCTCTTTATAGAAGCCGTACCTAAAGATGGGATCTCTACAGAAACTGTAGAAAAAGAAATCCACAAATGTATAAATAGTTATCTTGAAAATGGCATTTCACCAGAATATTTAGAAAGTGCAAAACAAAAAGTAAAAGCACACTTAACTTATTCTCTTGATGGATTAAGCTTTATATCATATTTCTACGGCATGAACTTAATTCTAGGAGTACCATTATCAGAAATTAACAATATTTACGATACAATAGATAAAATAAAGATTGAGGATATTGATTCCACTATGGAAAACATCTTCTTAAAGAACGTAAGATTAGCTGGACATTTATTACCTAAATTGGGAGAATAG